A window of Pirellulales bacterium genomic DNA:
TGGCTTTCCACGGTGGACCTGCCCAAGCCAAAATCAGAAACACCGTGACAGGCAATCACGGCCTGAGATCTTGATTCCGGCTCGTTGAAATTTGAAATGTCAGCATTGCGCTACGTACCCTTTGTAAATATCTAGCCTCACTAAATTTCCATACTCCCATGCCACGCGCTCTCCTCGGCGGACTGGTTTTATTGCTGTTTTTACCTGAGTTGATACAGGCCGATAACTGGCCCACGTGGCGCGGCCCGCGGGGCAATAGCGTCAGCACCGAACAAAATCTGCCGCTGGTGTGGAACTCCGCCCGGGGCGTGGCCTGGAAAACCGAAATTCCCGGCTGGGGGACCAGCACTCCCGCCATCTGGGATAAATGGTTGTTTGTCACTTCCCAGCATGAGCGGGATTTATTGCTGCACAAACTGGACAAAGTGACGGGGCAAATCGTCTGGTCAAAAACCGTCGGTCAGGGAGATGTGGCCCGCGCTCCCCTGCAAAAAAAATCCGACACGGAACGCCAATCCCAAAAATTCCATGAATTGCACAATCTGGCTAGCCCTTCTCCCGTAACGAACGGCCAGGTGGTGGTCACGCACTTTGGCAATGGCGACCTGGCGGCGTATGACTTTGACGGCAATCAATTGTGGCATCGCAACCTGCAGGCCGATCACGGACCTTATACCATCTGGTGGGGCCACGCCAACAGTCCGGTGATTTTTGAAGACATGGTCATTAGTGTCTGCATGCAGGACAACCTGGTCGGAACGGGCGCTCCCCCGGCCGCCAGTTATCTCGTCGCGCATGATGTGCGCACGGGGGATGTTCGCTGGCACACGCCCCGCGCCACCCAGGCCACCGCCGAAGAATGCGACTCCTACACCACGCCGTTGTTACGCCAGATAGGCGACCGCGTGGAATTACTCCTTATGGGAGGAAACCAGCTCGACGCCTACGATCCCCGCACCGGGAGGCAGCTTTGGGCCATTCCCGGATTGACCGGCGGACGGACCGTGACTGGGCCGACCTTGCATGGCGATGCCTTTGGACAATATGTGACGACCACTATCGGGATGAAAGGCCCCATGTTGACGTTTAAACTGCCAGCCGCCGATAAGCCCCTTGCCGGTGAACAAAACAAAGGCAAAATGACCGCCTGGCGCCACGACAAGGGGACCCCCGATAGCGCTTCTCCCGTGGTGTGGGAAAACCTGCTGTTTTATGTGACGGACGATGGCATTGTGCGGGCTTTTGATAGTCAAACCGGCCAGCCCAAATGGCAGGAACGCCTACCCGGCCAGTATAAGGCCAGTCCGCTTGCGGCCGATGGGCGAGTTTACTTTGTCAATCAATCCGGTTTGACCACGGTTCTGGCGGCGGGAACGCGCTATGAAAAACTGGTGGAAAACCAGCTTGACGACCAGTTTATTGCCTCGCCAGCGGTCAGTGAGGGGCGGATCTATCTGCGGGGCAAGCAAGCTCTGTGGTGCGTGGGCAAAGAATAAGCCGCGCGCCGTTGTGGCGGCAATCTTATCTTTTAATGAAGACATACCGGGCCTTGCCATCCTTACAACCGGCAAAGTCCCCCCGGGCGCTTACTTTTTGCATCATGCGCGTCGTAAATTCTCCCCATGTTGCCAAAATTCATGCTACGTTTCGATAGCGTTGGAAATACTGCGCGCCGCGCGCTCCTTGCGCGTGGGCTGGACCGTAAACTTTGGGAGTTGGCCGGAAGCCGGCTCGCATGTCCCCTCTTGCCTCTTTTTATCGCTGGTGGATCGGCACGGCCTGCCTGCTATGGTTGGCGGGGTGCGCTATGCCTTCCCGCGCGCCTGTCGCGACGGGAACGCCGGCGGTAACCGGGGCTCCCACGGCCAACCTCCCCGCCCCCACGCTGGTAACCGCCGTGGCCCAACCGGGCGTCACCCTCGTCCCGGGAAGGCTTGTGGCTCCGGTGGGCAACGAAGTTCTCTTGGTCAGCGCAGTGCATCAAACAGGCCGTCCCCAGGCCCCCTACCAGCGGGTGGAGTGGCTGCTCAGTCCCAATAGCGTCGGGACGTTCTTATCTGTGGCTAGTAGCGATAAACCGTATGTGGTGCAACTGTTTGGCGGGGCAAATCCCCGTAAACTGGATAACAACTACGCGGTAAGCGAAACAGCCGCCGTGGCCCGTGTGCTTAATCGGGGGACCGCTATCACGACCGATGACGTGTCAATTCTGCCCGGACAAGCCTGGCTTACGTTGACTTCTCCCGTGGAAGGGGTCAGCTTTGTCACCGCGTATGCCCCAGAAATCACCGGCACCCTGACCAATCGCCAAACCGCCGCCATCTATTGGGTGGATGCCCGCTGGGTGTTATCGCCCACGCAGACCGCCGCTGTCGGCGGGCCGGCGGTGGTGACCGCGACGGTTTTTCGCCAATCGACCGGCCAACCGGTGCCCAACTGGCGGGTGCGGTTTACGGTAGGGGGTGGTCCGCCGGTCAATCTATCCGCCGCGGGCGCCCAATCCGCCGAGGTTACGACGAACGCGCAAGGCCAAGCGAGTGTTGAACTGACGCAGGTCACTCCCGCCGCCGCCACAAACGTCTTGACCGTGGAACTCATTCGTCCCGCCGAGGCGACCCCCGGCGCGGTGGAGCCACTGACCGTGGGGACCGCGCAAACGCAGGTTGTATGGACCGAGGGGGCAATTTCCCCGCCTGCGCAAACCCCGGCGGTGCCGGTGCCCCCCACCACCCCCCCGGTTACAACGCCCACCGTTCCCCCCGCCGTCAGCCCGATTCGTTTGACGCTGGTTGGGCCTCGTTCGGGGCCTGTTAATACGCCCGTGCGGTTTCAATTGGATATTACAAATGTGGGATCGACGGCATTAGAGAATGTGGCATTAACAAATCGCTTGGATCCCGGTTGGCGGCATAGCACGGGGTTAAGTACGATCAAACGAACGCTTCCCGCGATCCAGGCGGGACAAACCGTGACGGTGCCGATCGAGATCTTGCCCACGCAGGCGGGGCGTTTGTGCCAGTCCATCACCGCCGAAACCGCCAGCGGTCAACCGGCGACGGTCCGCGAGTGTTTTGACGCGTTGCCCGCGGCGGGCACGGGAACGGTCACCCCCGCGCCAGTAAATCCCGGCGCGCCGACCAATCCCAACGTCAATCCGGCCAATCCCAATCCTCAATCTGGCCAATCCCAATCCTCAATCTGGCCAGACGCCCGAAAATACCGGATTACGGATCGCGCTCAATAGTCCCGTCCGCGAAATGGCGGTCGGCGAAGAACAGACATTCAGCGTGGAAATCGCCAATACCGGCGATGTGGCCATCCCGGAACTTCGCGTGGTTTTGCGCATTGATGAACAGTTCCAGCTCACTCAGACACGTTACCAGGAAGAGCGATATGGTTTTCAGCGCGATCCGGTCAATCGCACCTTTAATTATGTCTTTAAAAACCTACAGCCCAAGGAATCCCTGAATAAGCCACTGGATTTTGTCTTGCGGGCGGTGCGACAAACAGCCCCCAATCAACAGGCCCGGATCGATGTGACGGTTACCGCGGGGGGTGTGCCGCTGGCGGACCAAAAATTACTGGCGATCACGCCCCCGCGGGCGGCGTCAGCTACGGCGGGGAGCCGGACGGACTTGGCCCTCACGCGGGATAATCCGCCGCAAATCCAATTGGGCACCCGGCAAAAAATCTCCATTGTTCTAAGCAACAGCGGCAGCGTCGCCGACAAAAATGTGCAACTGCTGGTCTCCCTACCCGATTTGGTAACGTTTCAAGAAACCGACATCACGTCCAAGGTGCGGATGAGCATTGAGGGGAATGTGGTACGGTTCGATCCGTTGCCGGAATTGCCCGCGGGGCAGAGCGTGCTGGTCACGATCGGCTATCAAGCGGCCAAGGTGGGAACCGGCCAATTTACGGCCAGATTTGTCAGCCAGGAACAACCCCAGGGCCAAACCCGCACGGAAAATCTACAGGTGTTTGATAATCCGTAGGGTAGTGGATAGTGGATAGTGGATAGTGGAGAACGCCACCCCGTCTCTCGTCTCCCGTCTCCCGTCTCTCGTCTCCCGTCTCTCGTCTCCCGTCTCTCGTCTCCCGTCCCTCGTCTCCCGTTCCGCCGATATCATCGGCGGCTTTGTAAAGTCCCGGCCGGTGGACGGAACCTACACCTCCACCTTTTGCACGGTGACCGAATCGACCCGCCCATCTTCCATATGGGCGATGCGGTCCCCAAATTCAAAGATGCGATTATCGTGGGTGACCACCACGACCGCGCGGTTGGGTTGGACGGCGACTTGTCTGAGTAATTGAATGACCAGGCGGCCATTTTCGGCATCGAGGGCGGCGGTCGGTTCGTCGCAAATGATGATCGCCGGATCATGCACCAAGGCCCGCGAGATCGCCACGCGTTGTTGCTGTCCACCGGACAGTTCATTTGGCAAGGCATGCTGGCGATTTTCCAGGCCGACCATCGCCAGAATTTCCCGCGCGCGGCGCAGGGCCACGCCGCGGCGATAGCCCAAAATGATCAGCGGTATGGCCACATTCTCGCACGCGGTCAGCGAGGGGAGCAGATTGTACTGCTGAAAGACAAAGCCGATATTCTTGCCGCGAAACCGGACTTTTCGCCCCCCCCACAGCCGCGTGATATCGGTCCCCAGGACTTGCACCTCACCCGACGTGGGATCCAGAATGCTGGCGATAATGGATAACAGCGTGGTCTTGCCGCAACCGCTTTCTCCGACCAGCAGCACCAATTCGCCAAAAGGAACATCCAAGTCCACTCCGCGCAAAGCCCGCACTTTAGCGCCGCCGGAGCCAAATTCCTTAACCACATTGCGGCAGACGATGGCATTAGTCGGTTGAGTCACCACCGAAATCCCCGAATTGAATCGTGTTTTGTGATACGTCCGTGAGTGGTAGGCAAACCGAAATCATCTGAGTGCTGCTCTGTGACTTCTACACGAATCCATGAATAAAATATTTCTGTCCCTTGCTAACGCGGCGGGCTAGGTTGTTCCCTGGCTGACGCGGCGGGCTGAATAATGACGCGGCTGGGTAAAAATTACTTTGGCTCTTCCACGGTGGCGGGTAATGGCACGATCGCGTCTTTGCCATCGGGGGTAACTTTGATCGACGCGGTCCATTCGACGCTACCCGTTGTGCAGATCCCCTCGGGGCCTCCTTTGCAGATGTAATAATTCAGCGACACCTTCACGGTATCCTGGCCCATATCCGCCGCCAGTTTTAAGGGAATAACAAAGGTTTCCATTCCCTCGGTGTTTTTCCCCGCTTCGCCCAGGACCGTGCGATCAACGGGGCCGGTCTCTCCCTCTACTTCGACATAGTATATCGCCGGAGCCAGATTATTGATTTTCCAATCCGTTGGCAGGGTAAGTTGAACTTTCAACTCTAATTGACCCTCCACGGGTTTAACCGTAACCGCTTCCAGCTTGATTTGTTGGGGATTGCGAAATTTGGGCTTCTTGGGCGGGTTGGCGGCCTCCATCACGGGAGCGGGAGGTTGCAGCCCCGCTATCGCCAGGGTTCCAGTGGTGCCGTCGGCCAGGTCAATCACGCGGATCAGGTGATTATTTGTATCGGCCACGTAGACTTTTCCAGCGGCCACGGCCAAGCCCGCCGGTTCGTCAAATTCGGCCAATTTGCCGTCAGTTTTCCCCGGTTTGCCGGTCCCCGCCAACGTGGTAATCGATTTGGCGGTCAGATCGATTTGCTTAATTTTGTTGTTGTACGTATCGGCCACAAAGAGTTGATTTTGATCCGCCGCCACGCCCAGGCAATGCTGCAGGCGGGCTTTTTCCACGGGACCATCGACATCTCCAAAGACAAACAAGGCGTCTGGCTGGTTGGCGGCCCCGACAATGGTGCGGACCTTCCCCTGCGGATTATCAGGAAGGGGAACACCGCGAATGGCGCTCCCCTCGGAATCGGCCACAAAGAGTTCTTGCCCCAGGATCGCCAAGCCACTGGGTTGGGCAAAGGCGGAGCTGCCGCGTTGAAAGGGGCGTTCAGGCAACAGCGCGCCATCGCTAAGGTGTTCGCGTCCGCTGCCGGCGTAGGGGCCGATTTCGGACTGGTCCAGGGGCATGCGCCAAATTTGGTGTGGTCCGGCCATGGCAATCAGCAAATCCGTCCCCACCAGTTTAACGTCCCAGGGACTATTCAGGCTGGTTTTTAACGGCGGCCCGACAAACCGCTCAGGGAGTTTGGCAAACGGGCTAAGGAGCATTTCCTCCGTCAAGCCCGGCCAGGGAAGGTGGCTCTGGCGCCCATCTCCGGCGATGGTCGTAACCGTTTGCTGGGCAAGGTCGATTTTGCGCAGCAGATGGTTGTCGGTATCGGCCACATAGAGGGTGTTATCCCGCAGATCCAACCCCTGCGGATTTTGAAACGTCGCCAGCGAAAAATTTCCATCATCCCGCCCGGCAACTCCCTTGCCAATGATTTGGAGCAGTTTGCCCGTCAAGTCGGTCACGATAATGCGGTGGTGGTTGCTATCGGCGATAAACAACCGGCCCCCGGGGGCGTCGGCCAGGATTTTGCCGGGAAAACGCAGCGGGGTTTTGGCCGCTTTGCTCGCTTCCAGGGCAAAGTTTAACGGCTTTTTGTCAAGAAGTTTGTTTTGCTCATAATAAGGAAGGGCCGTTTTGAGAAATTGATCCAATGATTCAAAATCAACTTCGCCGCTGTGCACTCCCACCAAGTTTCCCTCTGGGTCGATAATTCGCAGACTGGGCCAGCTATTAACAAAATACGTGTCCCATATCTTATGCTCGGCGTCGTTCACCACGGGGTGTTCAATGTTGTACCGCAGGATCGCCTCGCGGATGTTGGCCGTGTCTTGCTCGGTGTCAAATTTGGCCGAATGAACGCCGATCACCACCAATTCACCAGGATAAGCCTGCTCCAGCTTCTTTAGCTCCGGTAAAATATGCAGGCAATTAATGCAGCAGTAGGTCCAAAAGTCCAGCAATACAAACTTACCCCGTAAATCGCGAATATCCAGCGGCTCGGCCGTGTTCAGCCACTGAGCACCTATATTTAGCGATGGAGCCTTGATCCGCCGGGGAAAGGGATGCGGCAACGGCCCTGCCGCAACACCAGCCGGGGCGGGATTAGCCTGGGGCGCGGCGGGCTCCGCGGCGGGAGTGTTGCTGGCGGCGGGAGGCGTGTCCGCTGCCGCCGGAGTTTCGCTTTGTGCTGCGGCGGGCAATGCAGGCTCGGCGGCCCAGATAAGGCTACAAAGCAAGCAGGCCAGAGCCAGTCCCCAGCCCCCTGGAATGACGGTTTTTACCGAAATGGCGAAGGATGGATTAATCCCCACCCCCTGTTTTCCCCTCATCGATGTAAAATTCCACATGCGGCTAATTCCTTGCATGTTGAGAGCTAAATGGCGGTAAAAATGACGTCTGTCCAGAGAAGGTCAAAATTTGGGTTCGAGGCTGTGGCTGCCAGGGGGCCTGAACACCCCCTTAATTTACTGGTTGGAATGGGACTTTCGCAAATCATTCCCGTCAAAAGAGAGCGAAAAACTCTCATTCTTCCCGGCGCGTCCGAAATAACGGACGGGAGAGTCCAGATCCGCTATTTTGCGCATATCCCCTAGGGTCCGATTTATACTTGTGATAGGCATGCCTGGCATGAATGTTACAAACGCTGTGCTAGCGAAGAATTCGTAGAACTTATCTAAGGAATAGGTAAAATTTTCCGGTTTCGGGAAGTTTTATTCCGAAATGGTAAGGGTAATTGTGAGAATGTGGCTATCGACGTTGACACCCGCCCCGAATCGCCCTAGATTGCGCTATAGAGGCAAATTGCAAAGTTATATCTTAAATCTTACTTCCTAACACAATTTTTTGTTCATCCCATTGCGACGCATCGAGGGATGGAATTCGTCGCTGGCAGGAGATGTTTTTGTGCGTTTCTTCGCTTTGACTATCTTGGTGGTGTGCGGAATCTGCTCGGTTGGGACCGTTGAGTGCCAAGCCGAAGATTGGGCACGTAAAATGTTCTCCCAAACCAGCCACGAATTTGGCACGGTGGCGTTTGGCGCAAAGACCGAGTTTCGCTTTAAACTAAAAAATCTGTATGTCGAAGACCTGCACATCACCGGCGTGCGCAGCAGTTGCGGTTGCACCACCCCCGCGATTGTCCTTCCCGGTGAAAGCAAGCCGCTCAACGAACTTACCTTAAAGACCTACGAATCCGGCGAAATCCTCGCGACATTTAACACGCACAAAATGACGGGTTATAAATCCGCGACCTTGACGGTGACGATTGACCGCCCGTTTCCCGCGGAAGTGCAATTGCAGGTAAAGGGTCAAATCTTGACCGAGATCGCGGTAAATCCGAATTTTGTCGATCTTTCCACCGTCAACCAAGGGAGCGCCGCCGAAAAGGTGGTCACTGTCACCCGGACCGGCCGCCGCGACTGGAAGATTAACGATGTGCGCTGCGTTAACACGAACTTTGAAGTGGAAGTCGTGGAAAAAGCCCGTACGCTATCATCGGTAAATTACGACCTGAAAGTGCGTCTGAAAGAAAATGCGCCCGCCGGCGTCATTAATGATCAGTTGGTCCTGGTTACTAATGACGACCGCATGCCGCAATTTCCCATTCAGGTTCAAGGAGAGGTAAAACCCGAAATCAGCCTAACCCCCAATTTATGGATGGCTGGCTCGCTTAACCCCGGTGACGAAGTAAAACGGGTGTTGGTGGTCCGCAATAATCGCCAGCAACCCTTCAAGATTGTCAATTTGTCCTGTGAAGACACGGGCGTTCAATTTAAACCCTTAAACGTCGATTCTCCGGCAAAACCGACCCACATTATTCCCATCACGTTGGTGGCCCAAGCCACCCCTGGCAAACAGTCGGCCAAATTGCGGATTGAAACCGATTTGGGCGCTCTACCGCAAGAAATGACGATCACCTATTTGGTGCGCGGCACGCCGACAACGAATCCCCCGCCAGCAGAGGGGGGAACCAATAACCAAGTAGGAAACCAAAATCAGAACAAACCCGCGGTCAAATCCGAGGCGACCACGGCCAAGCCGAACACGGGTGCGGCGGTCAGTGTTATGAAACAAATCACCCCCGCCGCCTCGGGCGCCGTGGCGACAGACACACAAGTGGCCGTAGTGGGTAATTTGGTCGCGGAAACGGCAAATTTGCTTCCTGACGCAACTGCCCCGATTACCGTGCAAAAACCGATCACCGACGCCGCGGTTCAACCCGCCACCCAACCCACCGCGGTTCAAGGCAGTTCCGCGGCAAATCGCAATCCTTCCCCCCCCCGCACTCCCACTCCCCCGAGGCGTCTCTTTCGCAATCGATAATGCGGACCAGGAGACTGCGTTGGCTGTTTATTATGGTTGGCTGTTCATTATGTGGTTGGCAGTAGCATAAGAATAAAGCCAAATTCAACGCGTTAATCCAATTGCCGCAATTGCTTTTGGGCGTTTGCCAACTCTTGGCGGGCTTTTTGTTCGGCGGCTACCGCGGACTCGTGTGATTTTTCAGCTTTGTCCAGGGAATCCCGCAGTTTCTCGCTAGGTTCGTCGGTTTTTTCCAATTCCGCGCGCAGCTTTTCGACTTCTTCGTTGGTGGCCGCCTGGGATTTTTCCGCGCTAGCCAGAGCTTCTTGTAGTTGTTGAATTTTTTCGCGCAGACGGTCGGCGTTTGTCCCTTGCAACTCGGGCCCGGCGGGATGTTTACCCGTTTGCAATTCGCGCAAAGCCTCTTGGACCACGTTGGCGGGGAGGGCATAACTGGCCACGCGATCCGCCCGTGCAATATTGATTCCCGCCACTTTGCCATCCAAATCCACCACCGGTCCCCCGCACTGATAAGGCCGTAGCACCGTGTCATGTTGCAAGGCCTGGGCAAAGCCGCCGCGCCGCTCGCTCAGGTCGCCCGCCAGGCGTTCATCTTCTGTCCTGCGAAATCCGCGGGCTGTTACCGGGCGGCCGGTTTCGGGTCGGCCTAGCGTCGCGCCAATCTCCAGCTTCGTCCCATTTCGTAGGATTTTTAGGCTTAGTTTTTCACCAGGACGAAAATTGCCAATCAACTCAATCATCGACTCGCGGGATTTTACCTCCCACTCGTTGACCTGCAAAATCACGTCATTCACCAGTAGTCCCGCCTGCTCCGCGGCGCTCCCTTCCAGGACTCGTTCGATTTTTGGACCGCGATCGGTCTGCCCCAGCAAAATACCCAAAATGCCGCTAGGGGCGGAAATTTTTCGCGGAGCGACACTGACCACGCCCAGGGCCACGACATCGCCGTTACCATCGGGCGTAATCAGGAAATTTCCCAAGGGGGGTGTTTCAGCCTTGCGCCAGTCCGCGGGAGCAAGGTTGGGGGCGTCGATTTTTCCCAGGGCCAGGTCATGTTCCCGCAGGACGCCTAGAACGGTGAGGGGGTATTTTTTGCCACCCGCCACCTGGCAAGTAATGTGCCCCTTTAATTGGCTGGCTTTGGTCAAAATTTGCCCGTCGGCGTTGACGATCAGCCCCAGCGTCGCGGGCTCGTTATCACAATAAATCCGCACCACGCTCTTAGAGGTTTGGGCCACGATGGGGCGAAAGGTGTCCTTGATGCGGGTATGGTTTTTACCCTCGTCGCCAGGATAGCGCACGGCATCTCGGCGGGTCAATTGATCCCAAAAACCGGGTCCCCAAGACCGTTCTGGCCCGTCGCGCCCCGGCGCGGGGCGTTCCGCGGGAGGAGCGGCCTCGTCCACAAAGTACCAATCATCGGCAAAGCGGCTAGAAACCACACGGTCCACCGACCATAGATCCGGCCAATTTGTCGTCCCGACGGTCAAGCCTGTCAGTTCTCCGCCGGATTGCCACAGCCAACCCAGGCCGCCAGCCAGGCCACAAACAATCATCCCCGTTTTTAACCAACCCGCGCAACATTTCATGGAGATAAATCCGCTATTTATGAAAAAAATTTGCTGGAAAAGAGGGGCCAAGGGATCAATTGGCGGGACGTGTCCCAATTTTCACTTTGAGGTCCAAGGTTTCGGTCCCGCGCAGCACGCTTAACTTTGCCGTTTGCCCCGGCTTGAGCTGGCGGACGGCCGCCGCCAATTCGTCAAATGATTTGAGTTCCTGGTCGTTAATTTTGGTAATCACGTCCCCTCCCTTTAGCCCCGCCCGTTCCGCGGGAGAACCAGGATTAACCGCGGCCAGTTGGGCCTTGTCCGTCACTTCGGTATCGCCTATCACCCCTAAATACGGTCCCGTGGGGGTAATATCCCGTCCCCAGACTTCGCCTTTGACCAGACGGTCCCAATCATCTTGAAACAGGGAAATCGGCACATGCAAATTGGAGGTCAACGCTCCGGAAATTCGACTATGAATTCCCACAACTTCGCCGTTCAGGTTAAATAATGGACCGCCGGAATCCCCGGGCATGATCGTGCAATCGGAGACCACGACCGAACGCCGCGCGGACAAGACCCGTCCAAAGCGAACGACCGGGGTGCGGTCTTTTTGAAAGCCGCCGGGATGTCCCGTGCTGATGACCCAGGTCCCCGTGCGCACTTGATTATAGTCACCTAAGGGAATAAAGGGTAAATCGCGGGGGTTGTCAATTTTCATCAGGCCAGCGTCGGTATCATGGTTGGCCCCCAGCGTCTTCCCCGACAGAACTTTGCCATCGGGCAAAATAAACGTCGCTTCCTGGCCGGCTGTTCCGGCCACATGCGCGGCGGTCAGCACATGCCCCTCTTTGTCGATAATGACACCACTGCCGGCGGAATTGCCAATTTGCACCCCGACAGTGGCCGCATTAAGTTTTGGCAATAAGGTAGTGATCGCCTTTTCCAGGGTTTTTAAGTCTTCCACCGACTTAGGGGCGCCCGCGCGCAAAAAATCGGGCTGCTGCTCGCGGCTTTCCGCCACGGGAGCTTCTTTAGAAACAGACGCAATTTTGTTCCCTGCGGGGGCGGCGGCGGGGGTAGCGGGCTTGTTCGCCGTCGCGGGCTGGGCTGTCAAATGGCTAGGCCCGCTGCCACACACAACGAGCAGCAAAACAGCCGTCATTATCCGCCAACATTGCGGAGTGAACATAAGAGGCCTTCAACAAAAAGCGGAAATTACCGGTAAATCAACAGTCCGCTGGCGGGAGATCTGCAAGTCGTCGCCTTCCCTACAAAGGGCCAAGTGCAAAATATGCACCTGGCGGCTGGTTGATGCGCGCTGGAACCAACACTGTATTTAACCCAAGGGATCGGGGTTTCGCCAGAAATTTTTTACCAGTCGGGTAAAAATTTCTACGCACGGCGCGGAACTTTTGCTCGCCAAGGCAAAAAACGGGAATAAGATAATTTACCTAAAACAGATTTCAGTACTTTACAAATGCCCGCGGCTGGCGGCACCACTAGCTTTATCGTGTCTGCTGTAACATACGCGAGCGGGCCATGGCTTCCTCGGCCTCGGGTATTTTGCCAGCCCGCATAAACGTCACACTCATGGAGGTAAAGCTAAACGGGTCATTGGGTTCCAGCTCGCAAACGCGCAGGCCATGCTGGACCGCCTCGGCATGCTTCCCTTGGCGGGTGTACAGCACTGAAAGCGCCGTGTGGGTCAAGGCGTGGTTGGGGTCAACGCCCAGTGCTTCGTGCAGTTTATTGATCGCGGCATCAATTTGGCCGGCTTCCTTTAATTCGTCGGCGGCGTTATACAGTTCGTCGGCGGTGGACATGGATGGCACGTGCTTGGCAAAAGGCAAAAAATTTGTTTGGAATATAAGCTCCCCAGTCGGTATTTTACGCGGGATGATGCTAGCTGGGTAGCGGTCAGGGGGGAGAAGCGAACCACCCACCAGCGGTTTTGCTAGCGGAACAGAAGACCGCACCAAAAAGCGACAAACTCAACTCCCGAGCAAGTGATGGGACAGGCTCCACCCAGCATTTCCCGCTGGACCGGGCTATTTTGCCCGGTCTACCCACGATTGGCTATAGCGGGGTTG
This region includes:
- a CDS encoding PQQ-binding-like beta-propeller repeat protein; amino-acid sequence: MPRALLGGLVLLLFLPELIQADNWPTWRGPRGNSVSTEQNLPLVWNSARGVAWKTEIPGWGTSTPAIWDKWLFVTSQHERDLLLHKLDKVTGQIVWSKTVGQGDVARAPLQKKSDTERQSQKFHELHNLASPSPVTNGQVVVTHFGNGDLAAYDFDGNQLWHRNLQADHGPYTIWWGHANSPVIFEDMVISVCMQDNLVGTGAPPAASYLVAHDVRTGDVRWHTPRATQATAEECDSYTTPLLRQIGDRVELLLMGGNQLDAYDPRTGRQLWAIPGLTGGRTVTGPTLHGDAFGQYVTTTIGMKGPMLTFKLPAADKPLAGEQNKGKMTAWRHDKGTPDSASPVVWENLLFYVTDDGIVRAFDSQTGQPKWQERLPGQYKASPLAADGRVYFVNQSGLTTVLAAGTRYEKLVENQLDDQFIASPAVSEGRIYLRGKQALWCVGKE
- a CDS encoding ABC transporter ATP-binding protein; translation: MTQPTNAIVCRNVVKEFGSGGAKVRALRGVDLDVPFGELVLLVGESGCGKTTLLSIIASILDPTSGEVQVLGTDITRLWGGRKVRFRGKNIGFVFQQYNLLPSLTACENVAIPLIILGYRRGVALRRAREILAMVGLENRQHALPNELSGGQQQRVAISRALVHDPAIIICDEPTAALDAENGRLVIQLLRQVAVQPNRAVVVVTHDNRIFEFGDRIAHMEDGRVDSVTVQKVEV
- a CDS encoding thioredoxin-like domain-containing protein, which translates into the protein MWNFTSMRGKQGVGINPSFAISVKTVIPGGWGLALACLLCSLIWAAEPALPAAAQSETPAAADTPPAASNTPAAEPAAPQANPAPAGVAAGPLPHPFPRRIKAPSLNIGAQWLNTAEPLDIRDLRGKFVLLDFWTYCCINCLHILPELKKLEQAYPGELVVIGVHSAKFDTEQDTANIREAILRYNIEHPVVNDAEHKIWDTYFVNSWPSLRIIDPEGNLVGVHSGEVDFESLDQFLKTALPYYEQNKLLDKKPLNFALEASKAAKTPLRFPGKILADAPGGRLFIADSNHHRIIVTDLTGKLLQIIGKGVAGRDDGNFSLATFQNPQGLDLRDNTLYVADTDNHLLRKIDLAQQTVTTIAGDGRQSHLPWPGLTEEMLLSPFAKLPERFVGPPLKTSLNSPWDVKLVGTDLLIAMAGPHQIWRMPLDQSEIGPYAGSGREHLSDGALLPERPFQRGSSAFAQPSGLAILGQELFVADSEGSAIRGVPLPDNPQGKVRTIVGAANQPDALFVFGDVDGPVEKARLQHCLGVAADQNQLFVADTYNNKIKQIDLTAKSITTLAGTGKPGKTDGKLAEFDEPAGLAVAAGKVYVADTNNHLIRVIDLADGTTGTLAIAGLQPPAPVMEAANPPKKPKFRNPQQIKLEAVTVKPVEGQLELKVQLTLPTDWKINNLAPAIYYVEVEGETGPVDRTVLGEAGKNTEGMETFVIPLKLAADMGQDTVKVSLNYYICKGGPEGICTTGSVEWTASIKVTPDGKDAIVPLPATVEEPK
- a CDS encoding DUF1573 domain-containing protein, with the translated sequence MFSQTSHEFGTVAFGAKTEFRFKLKNLYVEDLHITGVRSSCGCTTPAIVLPGESKPLNELTLKTYESGEILATFNTHKMTGYKSATLTVTIDRPFPAEVQLQVKGQILTEIAVNPNFVDLSTVNQGSAAEKVVTVTRTGRRDWKINDVRCVNTNFEVEVVEKARTLSSVNYDLKVRLKENAPAGVINDQLVLVTNDDRMPQFPIQVQGEVKPEISLTPNLWMAGSLNPGDEVKRVLVVRNNRQQPFKIVNLSCEDTGVQFKPLNVDSPAKPTHIIPITLVAQATPGKQSAKLRIETDLGALPQEMTITYLVRGTPTTNPPPAEGGTNNQVGNQNQNKPAVKSEATTAKPNTGAAVSVMKQITPAASGAVATDTQVAVVGNLVAETANLLPDATAPITVQKPITDAAVQPATQPTAVQGSSAANRNPSPPRTPTPPRRLFRNR
- a CDS encoding PDZ domain-containing protein gives rise to the protein MKCCAGWLKTGMIVCGLAGGLGWLWQSGGELTGLTVGTTNWPDLWSVDRVVSSRFADDWYFVDEAAPPAERPAPGRDGPERSWGPGFWDQLTRRDAVRYPGDEGKNHTRIKDTFRPIVAQTSKSVVRIYCDNEPATLGLIVNADGQILTKASQLKGHITCQVAGGKKYPLTVLGVLREHDLALGKIDAPNLAPADWRKAETPPLGNFLITPDGNGDVVALGVVSVAPRKISAPSGILGILLGQTDRGPKIERVLEGSAAEQAGLLVNDVILQVNEWEVKSRESMIELIGNFRPGEKLSLKILRNGTKLEIGATLGRPETGRPVTARGFRRTEDERLAGDLSERRGGFAQALQHDTVLRPYQCGGPVVDLDGKVAGINIARADRVASYALPANVVQEALRELQTGKHPAGPELQGTNADRLREKIQQLQEALASAEKSQAATNEEVEKLRAELEKTDEPSEKLRDSLDKAEKSHESAVAAEQKARQELANAQKQLRQLD